In the genome of Bacteroidota bacterium, the window ACCTAAATTCATTTCCTGAATCATCAGTAAATACTTCATCTAAGGAAACTGTAGAGCTTTTTTTCTGTCTGTAATAGTCTACCAATGTGTTGTTGGCAATAACCGATATCCAGGTACTAAATGCAAACTCACTATTATAGCTATCCAACTTCTCAAAAGCCTTTGTAAAAGCTATTAATGCAATATCCTCAAGCACATATTCCGGAGCATTCTTGGTTTTTAGCGACTTAATAATATCTTCCCAATACAACTCCATCAAATCAGAAAAAGCTTTCTGACTCCCTTTTAATGCACCTTTTATAAGTATCGTTGTTTTTGTTTGTTTATCTAATCCCAACGTTTTGGATAAATTATCTTGTTCGAAAATATTATTATAAGCTGTAAGATAATTAAAATTATATCAAGAAAAGGTATTAAAAGTATCAAATCTTTCTCTTCCAGCTTCGACGATGAAGCTGATACTGTGACTGAGAAGATAAGAGTCCTCAATACAAAAATAGAGATAACCACTACCGGATTAATCTTAAGAAGCAACAAGGCTAACAGTAAAGAAAAAAACAAAATATGACTAAGCCCCTGTAAACCTAACAAACTTTTGGTTTTTTTACTGTATAAACCTGATGTTGTATAATGCCTTCTTTTTTGATTAAACCACTCACTCCATGTACCCGGAGGATTCGAAACAGTTTTTGCTTCCGGTGAAAATACAATTTCAGTATTTTCCTTTGTAGAATTTTTATTGATAATAAGATCATCATCGCCCGAAGCAACATCCATATGCCCGAAGAAACCATTATTCTTTAAGAAAAAATCTTTTGAATAAGAAAGATTACGTCCAACTCCCATATACGGAGTAAATAGCTTTGTATACGAAAAATAGTTTGATGCAGTCAGTACAGTTTCGAAACGGACAATTTTATCCAACAGGCCTTTAGTCTTTCGATATGCTCCATAACCCAAAACCACTTCCTTATCCTCGGTATACCCATTCATCATCAAACTTATCCAATTCTCCGACACAGGTACACAGTCAGCATCAGTAAACAAAAGATATTTGTTTTTTGCCCTTTTAATCCCCATTGTCAGAGCAAATTTCTTTCCACGCCAAAACCTGTCATTTTCAGCAACATTTACAATGGCCACATTAGAATTGGATTTTGAGAACTCTTCAAATACCTCTAAAGTATTATCCGTTGAAGCATCATTTATCAAAACTATTTCAAAATCGTGATATGCCTGATTTTTTAAAGACTCTAACAGGGGAGGCAGGTTTTTTTCTTCGTTTTTGGCACAAACAACAACAGAAACAGTACCCTTATCTTCTAATGATGCTGTTTCTGTTATGAGAATAAATTTCCAGTTTATCAGTATATATAAAATATGAATTACTGATATGGTAATAAAAGAATAAAGTAAAAGATTTTCTAACATATTAGGTTGTAAATATAAATTTATAGAAATAAAATCAACTATAAATTTTAGGGTCATCAAATCTACAACTTCAGATTAAGAAATACTCTTTTTAATTTTAAATTTATTTACAAAATTAGATGCTTTTGTACGTTCACAAGTGTGTAGTTCATCCGGAACCCTTCCACAAAAGCTACAAGATTCACCTTCAGGATTAATAGTCGGATTTTGCGATGCACAGGTACCTTCAAACTTCCCGTCGGTTTTTGCCCAAATTTTAATTGCCAAACCGATAAAACCAATACCCAGCAGTACAAATACTATTAAAAATAATTTTATAAATACCATAATATAATAAATTGAGTGACAAATTTAATTCAAATTTTGTTTATAGCAAGCCAATTTTATATACTCTTATGTGTCTTTTATCACATTTACAATATATAACAAGCTACAATTAGAACTAAACAACATTTACTTCTATTTCCAAATCAATTCCAAACTTTTTACTGATATCTTTTTTAATATCGTTAGCGAGCGAAATAATCTCAGCTCCGGTAGCATTTCCATAATTAACAAGTACTAATGCCTGATTTTTATGAACCCCCGCATCACCTTTTCTAAAACCTTTCCATCCGGACTTCTCAACCAGCCATCCCGCCGGAACTTTCACCGAACCATCCTCCAGAACGTATGAAGGAACATCAGGATAACTGTTTATTATTTGACGAAAGCTATCGGCTGAGATTACAGGATTTTTAAAAAAACTTCCCGAATTTCCAATTTCAGCAGGATCGGGCAATTTCGACGTCCTTATCTTCACAACACAATCACTTACATCTCTTGGTGTTGGATTTATAATACCATTCTCCTGAAGCTCTTTGGAAATAACACCATAAGAAATATTTACTTCTCCTTCTTTTTCTAATTCAAAATATACGTTCACTATAATGAACTTCCCTTTCTCCCTGTTTTTAAAAACTGACTCACGATAATCAAAATTACAGTCATTTTTATAAAATGTTTTAATTTTTCCTGTGGCAATTTCAAAAGCTTCTAACTTATAGAAACTGTCTTTCATTTCTACACCATAAGCTCCTATGTTCTGAATTGGAGAAGTACCAACATTCCCTGGTATTTTTGACAGGTTCTCTAATCCAAATAAACCTTTCCCGATAGACCATAGTACAAATTTTGGCCAGTCTTCGCCGGCACAGGCTTTTACTATAACCTTATTATTTCCTTCTTCGAATAACTCCTTACCTTCAATATTTATTTTTAATACGAGCTTATCAATATCGCCCGTCAAAAGCATATTGCTCCCCCCTCCTATCACAAATATATCCTGCAACACATTCATTGAATACAATTGCTGTAAATCCTCTAAAGTATTTACTTCAACAAATTGTTTAGCATTTACATCAATACCGAAAGTATTATACTCCTTAAGAGATATGTTTTCCTGAATCTTCATCTATCAACTACAATTAATTACCTGACAGGCAAAAATATCGGTTTATAACGATAATTTGGAATTTTTCTTATTTAACTTTGCTTTTAATCCTGTTTGATGTTTTAAGTTGGTATTTTCATTAAAAACTTCAGACTTTGAACTTTCAACTTTTAACTTTTAACTTTGAACTTTTAACTTTAGACTTTAGACTTTAGACTTTAGACTTTAAACTTAATAAAATGTCACGTAAAGAAGATTTCTTAAAATATCAGGCACAAACAACACCCTTCCCCTTATTACTGGATATTGAAAAAGCTGAAGGATGCTGGATTTACGACAAATCCGGAAAAAAATATCTTGATCTTGTTGCCGGTGTATCGGCCAATGTACTGGGGCATTCTAATCCTAAAATCACCAAGGCTATAAAAGATCAGGTTGATAAATATATGCACGTAATGGTTTATGGCGAGTTTATTCAGGATGCGCCTTTGGAATTAACCAAACTTTTGAGCGACAATCTTCCGGAGCCATTAGATACTGTTTATCTGGTAAATTCCGGAACGGAAGCAATAGAAGGTTCAATGAAACTGGCTAAAAGGGTAACCGGAAGGTCTGAAATTATTGCTGCAAAATGGGCTTATCATGGCAATACACAAGGCTCAATGAGTATTTTAGGAAATGAAGAACAGAAACAAAAATTCAGACCCTTAATTCCAAATATCAACTTTATTGAATTCAATAATATTGATGATTTAAACCTGATAACCGAAAAAACTGCCGCTGTAGTTTTGGAAACTATACAGGGAGGAGCAGGATTTATTCTTCCAAAAAATAACTATCTAAAAAAAGTAAGAGAGCGTTGCGATGAAGTTGGTGCACTATTAATACTTGACGAAATACAACCGGGGTTTGGCAGAACAGGAAAACTCTTTGGCTTTATGAATTTTGATATTGTACCCGATATTTTAGCCATAGGTAAAGCCATGGGCGGAGGAATGC includes:
- a CDS encoding sigma-70 family RNA polymerase sigma factor, whose translation is MGLDKQTKTTILIKGALKGSQKAFSDLMELYWEDIIKSLKTKNAPEYVLEDIALIAFTKAFEKLDSYNSEFAFSTWISVIANNTLVDYYRQKKSSTVSLDEVFTDDSGNEFRLDIKAKTLSPEEELIDNQEDNEVRKIIGLMPETYAPILKLRYLKNCSYKEIAEKLNIPISNVKVRIMRGRKLLVEYIEKNSELRK
- a CDS encoding glycosyltransferase, producing the protein MLENLLLYSFITISVIHILYILINWKFILITETASLEDKGTVSVVVCAKNEEKNLPPLLESLKNQAYHDFEIVLINDASTDNTLEVFEEFSKSNSNVAIVNVAENDRFWRGKKFALTMGIKRAKNKYLLFTDADCVPVSENWISLMMNGYTEDKEVVLGYGAYRKTKGLLDKIVRFETVLTASNYFSYTKLFTPYMGVGRNLSYSKDFFLKNNGFFGHMDVASGDDDLIINKNSTKENTEIVFSPEAKTVSNPPGTWSEWFNQKRRHYTTSGLYSKKTKSLLGLQGLSHILFFSLLLALLLLKINPVVVISIFVLRTLIFSVTVSASSSKLEEKDLILLIPFLDIILIILQLIIIFSNKIIYPKRWD
- a CDS encoding membrane or secreted protein, which encodes MKLFLIVFVLLGIGFIGLAIKIWAKTDGKFEGTCASQNPTINPEGESCSFCGRVPDELHTCERTKASNFVNKFKIKKSIS
- the murB gene encoding UDP-N-acetylmuramate dehydrogenase produces the protein MKIQENISLKEYNTFGIDVNAKQFVEVNTLEDLQQLYSMNVLQDIFVIGGGSNMLLTGDIDKLVLKINIEGKELFEEGNNKVIVKACAGEDWPKFVLWSIGKGLFGLENLSKIPGNVGTSPIQNIGAYGVEMKDSFYKLEAFEIATGKIKTFYKNDCNFDYRESVFKNREKGKFIIVNVYFELEKEGEVNISYGVISKELQENGIINPTPRDVSDCVVKIRTSKLPDPAEIGNSGSFFKNPVISADSFRQIINSYPDVPSYVLEDGSVKVPAGWLVEKSGWKGFRKGDAGVHKNQALVLVNYGNATGAEIISLANDIKKDISKKFGIDLEIEVNVV
- a CDS encoding aminotransferase class III-fold pyridoxal phosphate-dependent enzyme, translated to MSRKEDFLKYQAQTTPFPLLLDIEKAEGCWIYDKSGKKYLDLVAGVSANVLGHSNPKITKAIKDQVDKYMHVMVYGEFIQDAPLELTKLLSDNLPEPLDTVYLVNSGTEAIEGSMKLAKRVTGRSEIIAAKWAYHGNTQGSMSILGNEEQKQKFRPLIPNINFIEFNNIDDLNLITEKTAAVVLETIQGGAGFILPKNNYLKKVRERCDEVGALLILDEIQPGFGRTGKLFGFMNFDIVPDILAIGKAMGGGMPVGAFVASKDKMALLKSEPMLGHITTFGGHPVIAASSLATLKELLEGNYMEEALWKEKLFREHLNHPAIKEIRGMGLMLAPVFDDPEFPARLMSKLMEKGLITFLLLFEKRALRISPPLTISDDEILYACNVINETIEEMI